A segment of the Juglans regia cultivar Chandler chromosome 15, Walnut 2.0, whole genome shotgun sequence genome:
gagagagagaagcctcTCCTTGCAATATTATCTTTGGAAGCCAATCTCTCACTAagaacgaaaagaaaaaaaattgcccACCCACCCATTAAATTCGGAGTTATTTTCCATTAATACACACATTTCTTGGTTCAATCATTGATCCTCAATTTAAGGTACAacacttactttttttttttcggttttgaAGTTCCCTTCTTTAATGTTGGTCTGCCTTGTATGGTTTTCTTGTTGCTGATCTGTTTTCCAGTTCATTGAGAGGGAGCCACAGAATggtatacatatttatatatctgCTTCAGACTTTGTTATTTTATCCTATTCTGATGAAATGCGTGCTCTGGGTCCTGTGAGTTGGAATATGATGACATGGTATAATTTTCTGATTTCTTTAGATTATTCGCTTGAGAAATCTTCTCTTTGAATGAAAATGGGTAGTTAGTGTTTTCTGTAGTGGGTTTTGCGTTTCAAAGGGAAgtgttttgccttttttttttgtcctctcggtttgaaaatttttttttggatcatCGGTCGTCCAGATCCATGGTCTTTTCTAATGGGTTTATCGTCAACTTATTGTTTGGTTGATGGGAAAGTGACATGTTTGTCTTCCCCAGTTATATCAAACATTGATCGTTCTACCTAATAGACAATGTTATTAAGAGAAAGTAGCGTTTCCTAGCTTTTCCCCGTTCCAATCATTTACTTTTGAATCCATAGGTTTCGTAGATCGAAGCTCAtattttgattgtttgttttttgaagATTTCTCCGGTTTCCcgaatttgaaagttttttgcAGTTCATGTTGACAGCAGCTTGCTATGGTCCTTTATTTGATATGTTTGCTATTCATGATGCATTATAAATCATGTTACTTCCATTAACTTCTATGTATTCGTTTTGTTTTGACAGGAATTTGATTTTAGTATTGCCAAGACACCTTTCCTTGTAAAATGGGTATTTCTTTTTCCTGCCCATTTTCCAATTACAGTGACGTGGAAAATGGCTTAGAATCTATCATTGTCAAGTCCATCAGTTTTGGGAAGGATGAAATAAAAACTCCAGTGCGATCTGTCAGTTTCAACAGTCGAGATTCTGAACCCATGATGTTCAAATCCTTATGTTGTGGGAAGATGAAATTAGAAGCATCGTCTAGCTTTAAGAGTGGCGAATTGGAAGAAATGGTCTCAGTCAAGGCTCCTTCATTAGAGGATGATATGCACATTGAGTcaaaaatacaacaaaacaaAGTGATGGATAATCAATCCCCAAGATCAGATGGTCATGTGGCGATGATCCAATCATTGCCAATTTTGGATCCCCCTAATCCCAAGGATGTGGCTGCACTAAAGTTGCAGAAAGTGTACAAAAGTTTCCGAACCAGAAGGAAGCTGGCAGATTGTGCAGTTCTGGTTGAGCAGAGCTGGTATACATCCTGTTTACATGCACCCACACTGTCCTTTTGTACAAAAATCTGATGTCTTTCTGTCTAGTGCTAATGCAATTATGTCTTAATGATAGGTGGAAGCTCTTAGATTTTGCTGAACTAAAAAGAAGTTCTATATCATTCTTTGATATTGAGAAGCATGAATCTGCCATTTCGCGATGGTCAAGAGCAAGAACCAGAGCGGCCAAGgtaaattttaaacatattgCTGTAATGCTCTGCTTTTGTGTTGTGTTATTTATTTCGAAGTTTAAGCATCTCTTTGTTACTGCAGGTCGGAAAAGGTTTATCAAAGAATGATAGAGCTCAGAAACTTGCTTTACAACACTGGCTTGAAGCTGTAAGTCAATTGCACCAGAAAAAATTAGCTTAagaatttgtcttttttttcttcatcattctttgctgattttttttttttatatatctttctaAAACAGATAGACCCACGGCATCGATATGGACATAATTTACACTATTACTATGATAATTGGCTTAATTGTCAGTGTAAAGAACCCTTCTTCTACTGGTAATATTCTTTACTCAACATTTTTTCCTTCACTACTGAGAATTTTGATTCCACATGTCAAGTATTtggatttaaatataattatgctGGTTTTGGAAATTCAGGCTGGATATAGGAGAAGGGAAGGAAGTAAATCTTGTTGAAAGATGCCCTCGATCAAAACTCCAGCAGCAGTGTATCAAATATTTGGGTCCAGTAAGCCTTTATTTCTTTACTTTATCatcctttattttaatttgttttcacgTTATTTAATGATAGtttttctcccttctttttTCACCTTTTTATAGATGGAAAGGATGGCCTATGAAGTTGTTGTGGAGGATGGAAAATTCTTCTACAAGCAATCAGAGAAGCTCCTTGACACCACTGAAGAAGACAAGGATGCCAAGTGGATTTTTGTCCTAAGCACATCCATGACCTTGTATGTTggcaagaagaagaaaggtaCTTTCCAGCATTCTAGCTTCTTGGCCGGAGGAGCTACGTCTGCTGCAGGGAGATTAGTTATTGAGGATGGCATCCTAAAGGTATAGCTATTGCATCATATCTCAAGGAATTATCATAGTAGAAGAATGGAAAAAACTAATAGATTTTTCTTCTGTTCAATTATAGTTCCATTTTCACCACAgtttcttaataataattttcgcTACTTCATCAGGCAGTTTGGCCTCACAGTGGTCATTATCGACCTACAGAAGAAAATTTTGAGGACTTTGTCACCTTTCTCAAAGGGAATAACGTGAGTCTCACAGATGTGAAGGTAAACACAATGGGGCTCTATTTTCTTGGAAATGCTTatccttctttttttgttaCAGATATAATTAGAAGCCAATATGCTGAGAATGTTTTTTTCTGGTACATTCAGATGAGTCcagatgatgaggaagatgaatTGTTTAGCAAGCAAAGAAGCAGTATTCATCTCAGAAGTTCTTCTGAAGAGGACTTGACTCAAAAGTTGAGTGGCTCCGAGACTGAAGGGACCAATGCTGAAGACTTAATTCAAGAGCGAACTTATTTGATAGAAGATGAGACTACTGCTGCATTGGAACTGCCCATGTCAAGCCGGTTACGAAGGCTTGGTAAAAAATTGGCTAACCTTGAAATACCAATAAGGAATGAATTGTACAAGAGGTTAGACAGTCAAAAGCAAAATTTGGGACCAAGTTGTAACAGTTTGCCAGCTGAATCTCCCGTGGATGGTTATGAAACGGCGGAAGAAGTATTTCCTTCTGAACTGGAGCACATGGTTCCGAAGCAGAACGAGTTTAATGAACAGCATGAAGAGAATGAAGTGGAAATCATTCCTGAAGAATCAATTCTCAAAAGGATTAATTCACATAAAGGAATGAAGTCCTATCAATTAGGTAAGCAATTATCTTTCAAATGGACTACAGGAGCTGGACCCCGAATTGGCTGTGTAAGGGACTATCCCTCAAAGCTCCAGTTCCAAGCTTTGGAGCAAGTGAACTTATCTCCAAGAAGTGCCGCCTGTTCTAGATCTTACTTGTCTCCTCAACTTGTTAGAGGGCTGAGCTCAAAGGTGAAGACACCAAGAAGTTCTGGCGGTGAAATGGCACCAACCATAACATCGCCTAGACCCGAGGAAGGAAATTTCTCCCAAAGAATAAATCACCATTCAAGAACACAATCCTCTCCATTGATTAGAGGAACATCAACAAGTGCAATTGGTAACATGTTTTGAGTAAGAACAGATTTCCTGATTGATCTATTCTTTTGTGTGAATAGAAAAGATGGTATAGGAATTCTTTCTCATTCTTTCCATTTAAAATCATGTACACATTTTTTTCTTGTACAACAATGGAAGAGGATAGCTGTAGAATTTTGTGGGTTCGATGCCCTTTGAATACATATGAAGATATTCAATCTTCTATAGCAGTGTTTATTACTGAAATTTACAGATACAATGGTGTTACTGAGCCATTGAGCCTCAAGATTTGAATAGAGACTTGGCTAAGGTGacactttttattcttttacaaGAGGCAAGTCTTGTATCACCAGAGAAAGTTAAAGAACAATCCCAAGCGTGTCTAAGCTTCTTAACTTTCTCCTGCCAATTCTTTCACACTAGCCGTCCTGCCAAATCTGAACGACACTTTTTgtcttttgatatttacattAGGAAAATTCTGATTTGTAGGGATGAACACCACAAACCTATGAATAATCCCAATCCACTAGAGTGATTCAACATCTAATTGATCTCATTGGGACCTGTATTTTCAAGCATGTCGACGAGGAATTATACCTAGGGTTGTAATTGAGCCGAGTTGAACTGatctttggcttgccgagctcgactcgactcaaaatactcaagcTCGAGCccaagtttgagatttttatttattctt
Coding sequences within it:
- the LOC108989067 gene encoding IQ domain-containing protein IQM2-like; the protein is MGISFSCPFSNYSDVENGLESIIVKSISFGKDEIKTPVRSVSFNSRDSEPMMFKSLCCGKMKLEASSSFKSGELEEMVSVKAPSLEDDMHIESKIQQNKVMDNQSPRSDGHVAMIQSLPILDPPNPKDVAALKLQKVYKSFRTRRKLADCAVLVEQSWWKLLDFAELKRSSISFFDIEKHESAISRWSRARTRAAKVGKGLSKNDRAQKLALQHWLEAIDPRHRYGHNLHYYYDNWLNCQCKEPFFYWLDIGEGKEVNLVERCPRSKLQQQCIKYLGPMERMAYEVVVEDGKFFYKQSEKLLDTTEEDKDAKWIFVLSTSMTLYVGKKKKGTFQHSSFLAGGATSAAGRLVIEDGILKAVWPHSGHYRPTEENFEDFVTFLKGNNVSLTDVKMSPDDEEDELFSKQRSSIHLRSSSEEDLTQKLSGSETEGTNAEDLIQERTYLIEDETTAALELPMSSRLRRLGKKLANLEIPIRNELYKRLDSQKQNLGPSCNSLPAESPVDGYETAEEVFPSELEHMVPKQNEFNEQHEENEVEIIPEESILKRINSHKGMKSYQLGKQLSFKWTTGAGPRIGCVRDYPSKLQFQALEQVNLSPRSAACSRSYLSPQLVRGLSSKVKTPRSSGGEMAPTITSPRPEEGNFSQRINHHSRTQSSPLIRGTSTSAIGNMF